The Calditerrivibrio nitroreducens DSM 19672 genome window below encodes:
- the dapB gene encoding 4-hydroxy-tetrahydrodipicolinate reductase — protein MIKVMMVGAAGKMGRRIINFITEDGSTTLSAAIENPNSPLIGQDAGFIAGCGELGVKISSDILKGAEVSDVIIDFTGAEPTYHNLNLYIKAQKPILIGSTGFTSQQVKEIDKLSEVAPFILAANTSLGVNLTLKVLEMVSKTVGDLYDIEIIEAHHRMKKDAPSGTAMKMAETIITTLGRDMEKDLVYARKGLIGERKDKEIGIQTIRAGDIVGEHTVMFCGNGERIEITHKAHTRDTFARGAVTAAKWLFGKPKGKYSMFDVLGLN, from the coding sequence ATGATAAAGGTCATGATGGTGGGTGCCGCCGGAAAAATGGGGCGCCGTATCATAAATTTTATAACTGAGGATGGAAGTACAACACTGTCAGCTGCAATAGAAAACCCAAACTCCCCTCTGATAGGCCAGGATGCTGGTTTTATTGCCGGATGTGGTGAATTGGGTGTTAAGATCTCTTCCGACATTTTAAAAGGGGCGGAGGTTTCTGATGTCATCATAGATTTTACAGGTGCAGAACCCACATACCATAATCTCAATCTTTATATCAAAGCTCAAAAACCTATCCTTATAGGAAGCACCGGCTTTACAAGTCAACAGGTAAAAGAGATAGACAAACTCTCAGAAGTTGCACCTTTTATACTAGCTGCCAACACAAGCCTTGGGGTAAATCTAACGTTAAAAGTTCTTGAAATGGTTTCGAAGACTGTTGGTGATCTATACGACATCGAAATAATAGAGGCTCACCATAGAATGAAAAAAGATGCCCCCAGTGGCACTGCAATGAAGATGGCTGAAACGATCATAACTACTCTGGGGCGGGATATGGAAAAAGATCTTGTTTATGCCAGAAAGGGGTTAATAGGTGAAAGGAAAGATAAAGAGATAGGTATCCAGACCATCAGAGCCGGTGATATCGTAGGGGAACATACTGTAATGTTTTGTGGAAATGGTGAGAGGATTGAAATAACCCATAAAGCCCACACAAGGGACACCTTTGCCAGAGGTGCTGTGACAGCAGCCAAATGGCTCTTTGGAAAGCCCAAAGGTAAATACAGTATGTTTGATGTGCTGGGGTTAAATTAA
- the tpx gene encoding thiol peroxidase — MALTVKLKGNDVKLTGDIVSVGDFAPECKVVLSDLSEKTVGGKKDKFQLLIAVPSLDTPVCATEARRFNEEVAKLENVDTTIISMDLPFAAKRFCTTEGVNIAVGSDFRNKRFGISYGILIDEGPLTGLLARAIFVVDTNGKVVYKQLVPEITSEPDYADVLNFLKK, encoded by the coding sequence ATGGCTTTGACGGTGAAGTTGAAAGGTAATGATGTTAAGTTGACCGGGGATATTGTATCCGTGGGCGATTTTGCGCCTGAATGTAAAGTAGTTTTATCAGATCTATCTGAAAAAACAGTTGGAGGGAAAAAGGATAAGTTTCAACTGCTGATAGCAGTTCCTTCACTGGATACCCCTGTATGTGCCACAGAGGCCAGAAGGTTTAACGAAGAGGTGGCAAAGCTTGAAAATGTAGATACCACAATCATATCTATGGATCTGCCATTTGCTGCAAAAAGGTTCTGTACCACTGAAGGGGTAAATATAGCTGTTGGGTCAGACTTTAGAAACAAAAGATTTGGGATATCCTATGGTATTTTAATTGATGAAGGCCCCCTTACAGGGCTTCTGGCGAGGGCGATCTTTGTTGTGGATACAAATGGCAAAGTAGTTTACAAACAGCTTGTTCCAGAGATCACAAGTGAGCCGGACTATGCTGATGTACTTAATTTTTTAAAGAAATAG
- a CDS encoding 2Fe-2S iron-sulfur cluster-binding protein — MFFGSRKCKVIIKNLNITVEVKSGTNLYSILIENNVAVPSLCKGSGQCGKCKVRITSADGKPINKPSKKDTIILAPISIDAGFRLACQYDVKSDIVVDTSEFQKNTDLDGDIVAVKKKGSVVKSISSRPSEVGQEKNESEFSQQSAEKIIENNDENIILEELIKPQVIKVTPRKKQEVGDSTDDNSRFSEEKVTEIKKVEDIYDPVEGIILIQYPQGIKYFNYSPSIDNVSGEGFTKTGEKIDTLLKQNSLIDFIYNSTNAKNIERILLVDDKISNDGDILLNLINYKQVDINGIVCEYIAPNKQPKDLLSFFRLITNFKDGTLNIPLDNLANCFFCSSGKLIHLNANYVVEDIRISEFLNVGKNPIIDVSADLSEIITKDKLLSPDSMLLTAFMKVVSNLKAMGIVDNKLTLKSRNELMDKIPLELLVKLSYRNEQKLFNIYRSKEVNIYISQKELDSLNYLRVFINSLCNFVEKSCGKIESLTFHTLAPLEVLINEFLNMGVIPGKFAKKCKHQFGDPAVHCIKLFGYKNIPDFVNKSFGEEFGFVELYKNEDYNSISRVFEKEFF, encoded by the coding sequence ATGTTTTTTGGAAGTCGCAAATGTAAAGTGATTATCAAAAATCTAAACATTACCGTAGAAGTGAAATCGGGTACAAATCTGTATAGTATCCTTATAGAAAATAATGTTGCAGTCCCTTCATTATGCAAAGGAAGTGGGCAGTGTGGTAAATGTAAGGTACGCATAACCTCTGCAGATGGTAAACCGATAAATAAACCTTCCAAAAAAGATACAATAATACTTGCTCCAATCAGTATTGATGCTGGATTCAGACTTGCTTGTCAGTACGATGTGAAATCTGATATTGTGGTTGATACTTCGGAGTTTCAAAAGAATACTGATCTGGATGGTGATATTGTTGCTGTAAAGAAGAAGGGATCAGTAGTAAAATCTATTAGTAGTAGACCTTCGGAAGTTGGACAGGAAAAAAACGAATCGGAATTTAGTCAGCAATCAGCAGAGAAAATTATTGAAAACAATGACGAAAATATTATTTTAGAAGAGCTTATAAAACCACAGGTTATCAAAGTAACCCCCAGAAAGAAACAGGAAGTTGGTGATTCTACGGATGATAACTCAAGATTCTCCGAAGAGAAAGTTACTGAAATAAAAAAAGTTGAAGATATTTATGATCCTGTTGAAGGGATTATATTAATACAGTATCCACAGGGGATAAAATATTTCAACTATTCCCCAAGCATAGATAATGTATCGGGGGAAGGATTTACTAAAACAGGTGAAAAGATTGATACCTTATTAAAGCAAAACAGCTTAATAGATTTTATATACAACAGCACAAATGCTAAGAATATAGAAAGGATATTGTTGGTTGACGATAAAATTAGCAACGATGGCGATATATTACTAAATCTGATAAATTACAAACAGGTGGATATAAATGGTATAGTGTGTGAGTATATTGCACCAAACAAACAACCAAAAGACCTTTTATCTTTTTTCCGTTTGATTACAAATTTCAAGGACGGGACACTTAATATTCCACTAGACAACCTTGCTAACTGTTTTTTCTGCTCCAGTGGTAAGCTGATACATTTAAACGCAAATTATGTGGTGGAAGATATAAGGATATCTGAGTTTTTGAATGTTGGTAAGAATCCTATAATCGATGTCAGTGCAGATCTATCTGAAATAATAACCAAAGATAAGCTTCTCAGTCCTGATTCGATGTTGCTAACTGCTTTTATGAAAGTGGTATCCAATTTAAAGGCAATGGGAATTGTGGATAATAAGCTTACACTTAAAAGCAGAAATGAATTGATGGATAAGATACCTCTGGAACTTCTTGTGAAGCTAAGTTATCGGAATGAACAAAAATTATTTAATATTTATAGAAGTAAAGAAGTTAATATTTACATAAGCCAGAAGGAACTTGATAGTCTCAATTATTTAAGGGTGTTTATAAATAGTCTCTGTAACTTTGTGGAAAAGAGCTGCGGCAAGATAGAATCGCTTACTTTTCACACTCTTGCACCTTTAGAGGTTCTTATAAACGAGTTTTTGAATATGGGCGTTATACCAGGTAAGTTTGCTAAAAAATGTAAACATCAGTTTGGGGATCCAGCCGTTCACTGCATAAAGCTTTTTGGATATAAAAATATTCCTGATTTTGTAAATAAGAGTTTTGGTGAAGAGTTCGGATTTGTTGAACTTTATAAAAATGAAGATTATAATTCTATTAGTAGAGTTTTCGAGAAAGAGTTTTTTTAA
- a CDS encoding amino acid ABC transporter ATP-binding protein, translating to MISGNVIIKAENVVKVYHNGVRALKGVSLDIYQGEVVVIIGPSGSGKSTFLRTLNHLETINEGKITIDGIELTHNKTNINKIREEVGMVFQQFNLFPHLTAMENITLAPRVVKKMSKEEAEEIAQKLLDRVGLGDRGGSYPSQLSGGQQQRVAIARALAMKPKIMLFDEPTSALDPEMIGEVLDVMKTLAKDGMTMVVVTHEMGFAREVSDRIVFMDEGNIVEMGKPEEIFSNPKNERLKQFLGQIL from the coding sequence GTGATTAGTGGAAATGTAATCATAAAAGCTGAAAATGTTGTGAAAGTTTATCACAATGGTGTAAGGGCACTAAAAGGGGTTTCCCTCGATATCTATCAGGGGGAAGTTGTAGTAATTATAGGACCGAGCGGATCTGGTAAGTCTACTTTTTTACGCACTTTAAACCACCTGGAAACCATAAATGAAGGCAAAATCACTATAGACGGTATAGAATTAACACACAATAAAACGAATATAAATAAAATAAGGGAAGAGGTTGGGATGGTATTCCAACAATTTAATCTCTTCCCACATCTGACGGCTATGGAGAATATCACACTTGCTCCACGTGTTGTAAAAAAAATGAGTAAAGAGGAAGCTGAGGAGATAGCTCAAAAATTATTAGATAGAGTGGGTTTAGGGGATAGAGGCGGAAGTTACCCATCTCAGTTGTCTGGAGGGCAGCAACAAAGGGTGGCGATAGCAAGGGCCTTAGCAATGAAGCCAAAAATAATGCTCTTTGATGAACCAACAAGTGCCCTTGATCCGGAGATGATAGGCGAGGTTTTGGATGTAATGAAGACCCTTGCTAAAGACGGCATGACAATGGTAGTGGTTACCCACGAAATGGGGTTTGCAAGGGAAGTATCTGATAGAATAGTATTTATGGATGAAGGGAATATCGTAGAAATGGGGAAACCGGAAGAGATTTTCAGTAACCCTAAGAATGAAAGATTAAAGCAATTTTTGGGGCAGATACTATAG
- a CDS encoding amino acid ABC transporter permease, with the protein MFKLDTKNLFWNLVFILIIGSIVYFVYYSTKKVDYIWRWERIPAYIISKENVEIRAPFEGVLTFENKTIVLKSKDGSKTLRIDDYDDTNLTSNTDVYEGDLVAFKKSYKVGPLTVGLWNTLYISFVSILIAIVIGIVTGLCRISSNVALKKLAVTYVELIRGTPLLVQIFIFYFFIGTVFKLDRITSGIAALAIFAGAYIAEIVRAGIQSIPKGQMEASRSLGMNYFQAMRYVILPQAIKRTLPPMAGQFISLIKDSSLVSVISITDLTKAGREIVSSTFSPFEVWFVVAVMYLVLTSGLSFLVQILERRLAASD; encoded by the coding sequence ATGTTTAAATTAGATACAAAAAATCTCTTTTGGAATCTGGTATTTATTTTAATAATTGGGTCGATAGTATATTTTGTTTACTACTCGACTAAAAAAGTTGATTATATATGGCGATGGGAAAGGATCCCGGCATATATAATCAGTAAAGAGAATGTGGAGATAAGGGCACCTTTTGAAGGTGTCCTCACTTTTGAAAACAAAACAATAGTTTTAAAAAGTAAAGATGGTTCTAAAACACTCAGAATTGATGACTATGATGACACAAATCTTACCTCCAATACAGATGTATATGAAGGTGATCTGGTGGCATTCAAAAAAAGCTACAAAGTTGGTCCCCTTACCGTCGGGCTATGGAATACACTGTATATCTCTTTTGTATCTATTCTTATAGCAATTGTAATTGGTATCGTGACAGGGTTGTGTAGAATTTCCTCCAATGTGGCTTTGAAAAAACTTGCTGTTACCTACGTAGAGCTGATAAGGGGTACCCCATTACTCGTTCAGATTTTCATATTTTATTTTTTTATAGGTACGGTGTTTAAGCTTGATAGGATAACGTCAGGTATTGCTGCTCTTGCTATTTTTGCAGGTGCATATATTGCTGAGATTGTAAGAGCTGGAATACAATCTATTCCAAAGGGGCAGATGGAGGCCTCCAGAAGCCTTGGTATGAACTATTTTCAAGCTATGAGATATGTTATCTTACCTCAGGCTATCAAACGAACACTACCTCCTATGGCTGGTCAGTTTATATCCCTTATAAAGGATTCTTCACTCGTATCAGTGATATCGATAACCGATCTTACAAAAGCTGGTAGAGAGATCGTTTCTTCCACCTTCAGCCCTTTTGAGGTATGGTTTGTGGTAGCTGTGATGTATCTCGTATTAACATCAGGATTGTCATTTTTAGTACAAATTTTAGAAAGGAGATTGGCTGCAAGTGATTAG
- a CDS encoding transporter substrate-binding domain-containing protein encodes MKKLLFVIFSLLFVASLFAADMTVWEKSTLNSIIKRKELRVGLEAGYMPFELKDKKGNIIGFDVDIAKEMAKELGVKLTLVNTAWDGIIPALLTNKFDIIMSGMTITPQRNMQVNFADPYIIVGQTILIRKDLAGKIKSYKDLNDPKYTVVTKLGVTADFATKKLMPKAKLRLFETEQEAAMEVINGKADAFVYDLPYNAIFYAQNKNKLVFLDKPFTYEPLAWAINKGDPDFLNWLNNFLMIIKGDGRYDAIYNKWFKSTDWLKEVQ; translated from the coding sequence ATGAAAAAATTGCTTTTTGTAATTTTCAGTTTGCTTTTTGTTGCTTCCTTGTTTGCTGCTGATATGACAGTTTGGGAAAAATCCACTTTAAACTCGATTATCAAAAGAAAAGAGTTAAGAGTAGGGCTTGAGGCAGGTTACATGCCATTTGAGTTAAAGGACAAGAAAGGTAACATTATTGGATTTGATGTGGATATAGCAAAAGAGATGGCAAAAGAGCTTGGAGTTAAACTTACTCTTGTGAATACTGCATGGGACGGTATTATTCCCGCTCTTCTCACAAATAAGTTTGATATCATTATGTCTGGGATGACGATTACCCCTCAGAGAAATATGCAGGTGAATTTTGCAGATCCTTATATTATTGTTGGTCAGACTATACTTATTAGAAAAGATCTTGCAGGTAAGATAAAAAGCTATAAAGATCTCAATGATCCTAAATACACTGTGGTTACCAAGCTTGGTGTGACAGCAGATTTTGCCACTAAAAAACTGATGCCAAAAGCTAAACTCAGATTATTTGAGACAGAACAGGAAGCTGCCATGGAAGTTATAAACGGTAAGGCGGATGCATTTGTATACGATCTTCCTTACAATGCGATATTTTATGCCCAGAATAAAAATAAGCTTGTTTTTCTTGACAAACCTTTTACTTATGAGCCTCTAGCATGGGCAATAAATAAAGGGGATCCAGATTTCCTCAACTGGCTCAATAACTTTTTGATGATAATAAAAGGTGATGGTAGATACGATGCTATTTACAACAAATGGTTTAAGAGTACTGATTGGTTAAAAGAAGTTCAGTAA
- a CDS encoding CBS and ACT domain-containing protein, whose translation MLVKDWMTTELITIEPDDTVLDALHVMRENKLRRIPVAKGKKLLGIITEKDIKTFSPSKASTLDIYEMHNILADTLVKDVMTKNPINVAPDDPIEKAALILRDKRIGGLPVVDEKGELVGIITAIDVFDVFVEAMGMRIPGARISIVLDDRPGAIAEMAKIIKQHDLNIVSLATFFLKDQSKRDVVIRISGEDDKIKSSVEELKSLGYNISSFMYMTGKTEV comes from the coding sequence ATGCTTGTAAAAGATTGGATGACTACAGAATTAATCACGATCGAACCTGATGATACAGTTTTGGATGCTCTTCACGTCATGAGGGAGAATAAGCTCAGGAGAATTCCGGTTGCAAAAGGGAAAAAGTTGCTTGGAATCATTACTGAAAAGGATATAAAAACATTCTCCCCCTCAAAGGCAAGTACACTTGACATTTATGAGATGCACAACATCCTTGCGGATACATTGGTAAAAGATGTGATGACCAAAAACCCAATTAATGTTGCTCCGGATGATCCGATAGAAAAAGCGGCTCTCATACTAAGGGATAAAAGGATCGGTGGTTTGCCTGTGGTGGATGAAAAAGGTGAGCTTGTGGGGATAATAACGGCAATAGATGTCTTTGATGTGTTTGTGGAAGCTATGGGGATGAGGATTCCAGGGGCGAGGATAAGTATAGTACTGGATGATAGGCCTGGTGCTATTGCTGAAATGGCAAAAATAATAAAACAGCACGATCTAAATATTGTCAGTCTTGCAACTTTCTTTTTAAAAGACCAGTCTAAGAGGGATGTGGTTATCAGGATAAGCGGTGAAGATGATAAGATAAAAAGTTCAGTGGAGGAGCTTAAGTCTCTGGGGTATAACATATCAAGCTTTATGTATATGACGGGTAAGACGGAAGTGTAA
- a CDS encoding phenylacetate--CoA ligase family protein, with protein MAFLGDFGAVISLLKKIYDTNPPLRDFLKNRYSGIFNVESYDDFRKLPILRKSEYSKIQQNNPPFGNLINVKPIKYFQSPGPINNVKILDFEHYRFYKGLKAVGFDESDIVVNSFGYSITPAGEMFDEACRYLNIPVFPLGPTDSKKAAEFVDTFSATAFIGTKSFLIKVADQTKKRSLKKAYLIAEKMTEDDRIYIKKEFGIDAYQGYGVAEVGMIATEVKGEKYMQVDTDAIFVEHIDPGGEEVAELNCYGELVLTFLNDKLPFIRFATGDIVSYENRFLKGVFGRVDSSVKVKGVFIHFWQFEDFCNELGARIRLIVDNMEKNDIILLQVDKNIDNLKEHFKSKFGLSVGGIKIIDSIEKIEIVDKRTNWGKE; from the coding sequence ATGGCTTTCTTAGGGGATTTTGGAGCTGTAATATCACTTTTAAAAAAGATTTATGACACCAATCCGCCTTTGAGGGATTTTTTAAAAAATAGGTATTCAGGCATTTTTAATGTTGAATCTTATGATGATTTCAGGAAACTTCCCATTTTAAGGAAGTCGGAATACTCAAAGATTCAACAAAATAATCCACCTTTTGGAAATCTTATAAATGTAAAACCTATAAAATACTTCCAATCTCCAGGTCCGATTAATAATGTAAAAATATTAGACTTTGAGCATTATAGATTTTATAAAGGCTTAAAAGCGGTGGGTTTTGATGAGAGTGACATCGTGGTTAACAGCTTTGGATATTCCATAACACCGGCTGGTGAAATGTTTGATGAGGCGTGTAGATATTTGAATATACCAGTTTTTCCTCTTGGACCAACAGATTCCAAAAAAGCAGCAGAGTTTGTGGATACCTTTTCTGCTACAGCTTTTATAGGAACAAAGAGTTTTTTAATCAAGGTTGCAGATCAGACAAAAAAAAGAAGCCTGAAAAAAGCATACCTTATAGCGGAAAAGATGACTGAGGATGACAGAATTTATATTAAAAAAGAGTTTGGCATAGATGCTTATCAGGGTTATGGTGTAGCTGAAGTGGGGATGATAGCTACTGAGGTTAAAGGTGAAAAGTACATGCAGGTTGATACAGATGCCATTTTTGTGGAGCATATAGATCCAGGTGGTGAAGAAGTTGCCGAACTAAATTGTTATGGTGAACTTGTTTTAACATTCCTAAACGACAAGCTTCCTTTTATAAGATTTGCCACAGGAGACATCGTATCTTATGAAAATCGATTTTTGAAAGGGGTTTTTGGGAGAGTCGATTCATCAGTGAAGGTAAAAGGGGTATTCATACATTTCTGGCAGTTTGAAGATTTTTGTAATGAACTTGGTGCAAGAATTAGGTTGATTGTTGATAATATGGAAAAAAATGATATAATACTATTACAGGTGGATAAAAATATAGATAATTTAAAGGAACATTTTAAAAGTAAATTTGGACTTTCGGTTGGGGGGATAAAGATTATAGATTCAATCGAAAAGATTGAAATTGTCGATAAAAGAACTAACTGGGGCAAAGAATAG
- a CDS encoding ABC transporter ATP-binding protein produces the protein MLSIKNIEVVYNDVILVLKGLSLEVQEGNIVCLLGSNGAGKTTTLKAISGLLRPDNGDITDGEILFMGTRIDRKDAAEIVKMGIFQVMEGRRVFKDLTVEENLIAGGYIRTKGEIAQGIEKVYTYFPRLKERRKQLAGYMSGGEQQMLAIGRALMAKPKLILMDEPSLGLSPLLVKEIFKIIKQLNEIEKTTILLVEQNANMALSVSHRGYIMENGRIVLDGDRDYLLANDDVKEFYLGVSSGKKSFRDVKHYRRRKRWLS, from the coding sequence ATGCTTAGTATAAAAAATATTGAAGTGGTTTATAATGATGTGATACTTGTTTTAAAAGGGTTATCTCTGGAAGTTCAGGAGGGGAATATTGTATGTTTGCTGGGGTCAAATGGTGCTGGTAAGACTACCACCCTCAAAGCCATATCAGGTCTGTTAAGGCCGGACAACGGAGATATCACCGATGGGGAGATACTCTTTATGGGTACGAGGATAGACAGAAAAGATGCCGCTGAAATAGTGAAAATGGGGATATTTCAGGTTATGGAGGGCAGAAGGGTTTTTAAGGATTTGACTGTTGAGGAAAACCTTATCGCTGGTGGATACATAAGAACAAAGGGGGAGATAGCCCAGGGTATCGAAAAGGTTTATACATATTTCCCAAGGTTGAAGGAAAGAAGAAAACAGCTGGCGGGATACATGAGTGGTGGAGAACAGCAGATGCTTGCCATCGGAAGAGCTCTAATGGCTAAACCGAAACTTATATTGATGGATGAGCCTTCCCTTGGTCTGAGTCCACTTCTAGTTAAAGAGATCTTTAAGATTATAAAACAGCTAAACGAAATAGAAAAGACCACCATATTGTTGGTGGAGCAGAATGCCAATATGGCTCTTTCTGTATCCCATAGGGGATATATCATGGAGAATGGCAGGATAGTTCTTGATGGTGACAGAGATTATCTTTTAGCGAATGATGACGTGAAAGAGTTTTATCTGGGAGTTTCTTCAGGTAAGAAAAGTTTCAGGGATGTGAAACATTACAGGAGAAGAAAGAGATGGCTTTCTTAG
- a CDS encoding ABC transporter substrate-binding protein → MKKLFFVVFLIFSMSVFAEDTIKIGAIFDLTGGTADVGKPYAEGAKDCVRWFNENGGINGKKIELFDVDYSYKVPNALAAYKDFKMKGVVAIHGWGTADTEALTKFVAQDKIPYLSASYSEHLADGKKTPYNFFVGASYSDQTEAALQFIKDNKGKTVAFIYNDTGFGRSPFFPDGENAAKKLGIQLVDKQVVDLKALDATAQMLNLKKSGAEYAIVQETYMATSTILKDAKKNGLTTKFIGLNWTFDKPLIKLAGDAANGFYGVSPFAFWSDTDVEGIKFLRELNKKYHPNVQEREVNYIQGFSSMYVLLSAIKNVKGPITGEAIKNSLESMRNFSTMGLTPPVTFTPDIHKGVRAAKIYQIQNGQIKPVSGVITLQ, encoded by the coding sequence ATGAAGAAACTATTTTTTGTAGTATTTCTGATCTTTTCCATGTCAGTTTTTGCTGAAGATACCATCAAGATCGGTGCAATCTTCGATCTTACAGGTGGTACTGCTGATGTTGGTAAGCCTTATGCTGAAGGGGCAAAAGATTGTGTTAGATGGTTTAATGAAAACGGTGGTATTAATGGTAAAAAGATTGAGCTTTTTGACGTGGATTACTCTTACAAAGTACCAAATGCCCTTGCAGCTTACAAAGATTTCAAGATGAAAGGGGTTGTGGCAATACATGGATGGGGTACTGCGGATACCGAAGCATTAACAAAATTTGTGGCTCAGGACAAGATACCATATCTATCAGCTTCTTATTCAGAGCATCTTGCGGATGGTAAGAAGACACCATATAACTTTTTTGTGGGGGCTTCTTATTCAGACCAGACAGAAGCTGCTTTGCAATTTATAAAAGACAACAAAGGTAAGACGGTTGCTTTTATTTACAACGATACAGGTTTTGGGAGATCGCCTTTCTTCCCTGATGGAGAAAATGCCGCTAAAAAACTTGGAATTCAACTGGTGGACAAGCAGGTTGTGGATCTTAAAGCCCTTGATGCCACAGCTCAGATGCTAAATCTTAAAAAATCAGGTGCAGAGTATGCCATAGTTCAGGAAACTTATATGGCGACATCAACCATTCTTAAGGATGCGAAAAAAAACGGCCTTACCACAAAATTTATAGGACTAAACTGGACATTTGACAAGCCCCTTATCAAGCTTGCAGGTGATGCAGCCAACGGTTTTTACGGTGTGAGCCCATTTGCCTTCTGGAGCGATACAGATGTTGAGGGGATCAAATTTTTAAGGGAACTTAATAAAAAATATCATCCAAATGTGCAGGAAAGAGAGGTAAATTACATTCAGGGGTTCTCATCTATGTATGTACTTTTGAGTGCCATTAAGAATGTCAAAGGCCCTATTACAGGTGAAGCCATAAAAAATAGCCTTGAATCTATGAGAAATTTTAGTACTATGGGGCTTACCCCTCCTGTAACATTTACACCTGATATACACAAAGGTGTAAGAGCAGCAAAAATATATCAGATTCAAAATGGTCAGATCAAACCTGTTTCAGGAGTAATTACGCTTCAATAA
- a CDS encoding branched-chain amino acid ABC transporter permease — MNYVNCGNFKTSYAKDAAIYKTAFSKISVYSFLILMFLVPFHANSYILYILNMIFISSIAAVGLNILTGFTGLISLGHGAFIGVGAFATGYLAMNYGMNFYFAIPLAALFTAIIGIIFGLPSLRLKDLYLSIATLAAQFILEFIFIRAESFTGGVNGMPVASPTIFGIEINNDFRFYFFAYSFAIIMITVAKNILRTRIGRAFISVRDNYIAAEAMGVDVFKYKLLSFGISSFYAGIAGSLWAYYVQFITPEHFTITVSIQYLSMIIIGGLGSLLGSIFGTIFIVILPEILRHIVDLLSGAAPFLKQIFPAIREAFYGLVIILFLLFEPEGLARRWNLIKAYWKLWPFSY, encoded by the coding sequence ATGAATTACGTCAATTGTGGTAATTTTAAAACAAGCTATGCTAAAGATGCTGCCATTTATAAAACAGCTTTTTCAAAAATATCCGTATATAGTTTTTTAATACTGATGTTTTTGGTGCCATTTCATGCAAACAGTTATATACTTTATATACTTAATATGATTTTCATATCATCCATAGCTGCGGTGGGGCTGAATATATTGACAGGTTTTACCGGGCTTATTTCCCTTGGGCATGGTGCTTTTATCGGTGTGGGTGCCTTTGCCACAGGTTATTTAGCTATGAATTATGGTATGAATTTTTACTTTGCAATCCCTTTAGCTGCACTTTTTACTGCCATTATAGGAATAATTTTTGGACTACCATCTTTGAGATTAAAGGATCTGTATCTATCCATAGCTACTCTGGCGGCTCAATTTATCCTGGAATTTATTTTCATCAGGGCAGAATCTTTTACTGGTGGTGTAAATGGTATGCCTGTAGCATCCCCAACTATTTTTGGTATTGAGATAAATAACGATTTTAGATTCTACTTTTTCGCTTATTCATTCGCCATAATCATGATTACCGTTGCTAAAAATATTTTGAGAACAAGAATAGGTAGAGCGTTTATAAGTGTCAGGGATAACTATATTGCTGCCGAGGCGATGGGGGTGGATGTTTTTAAATACAAACTCTTATCCTTTGGAATTAGCTCTTTTTATGCCGGTATTGCTGGATCGTTGTGGGCATATTATGTGCAGTTTATAACGCCGGAGCATTTTACGATAACCGTATCCATTCAATATCTGTCAATGATAATCATCGGTGGGCTGGGGTCTCTACTTGGATCGATCTTTGGAACCATTTTTATAGTTATATTACCTGAGATCTTAAGACATATTGTGGATCTATTGTCAGGAGCGGCTCCTTTTTTAAAGCAGATTTTTCCAGCCATCAGGGAAGCTTTTTATGGACTTGTAATTATACTTTTTCTCCTCTTCGAACCGGAAGGGCTTGCAAGGAGATGGAACCTTATCAAAGCTTATTGGAAGTTGTGGCCATTTTCATATTAA